From Pseudarthrobacter equi, a single genomic window includes:
- a CDS encoding ABC transporter ATP-binding protein, translating to MKLELRGITKRFGTLLANDHIDVVVESGQIHCLLGENGAGKSTLMNVLYGLYEPSDGEILIDGKPVSFRGPGDAMAAGIGMVHQHFMLVPVFTVAENVALGAEPTKAAGFLNLDETRRRIREISDQYGFDVDPDALVEDLPVGVQQRVEIIKALVRNAKVLILDEPTAVLTPQETDELLDIMRQLKAGGTSIVFISHKLREVKEVSDTITVIRRGKVVGSAEPSASTTDLASMMVGRAVSLTLEKAPAKPQEKTFEVRDLTVIAHNGQHVVDGLSFDIARGEILAVAGVQGNGQTELTEAILGLQERVSGSITLDGKELLGRSVKDVLKAGVGFVPEDRKVDGLVGTFSVAENLVLDLYDKPPYAKGISMSPARILENAKARIEEFDVRTPSAAAAAGTLSGGNQQKVVMARELSRPLRLFIASQPTRGVDVGSIEFLHRRIVAERDQGTPVMIISTELDEVMELADRIAVLYKGKLVGVVPAGTGRDVLGLMMAGIHPDEQAQPQPAASRPAPTSDAEGGDHV from the coding sequence TTGAAACTTGAACTCAGAGGCATCACCAAACGCTTTGGGACCCTGCTCGCCAACGACCACATCGACGTGGTGGTTGAATCCGGCCAGATCCACTGCCTGCTGGGCGAAAACGGGGCCGGTAAATCCACCCTGATGAACGTGCTCTACGGACTGTACGAGCCGTCCGACGGCGAAATCCTCATCGACGGAAAACCCGTCTCCTTCCGTGGCCCGGGTGACGCCATGGCGGCCGGCATCGGCATGGTGCACCAGCACTTCATGCTTGTCCCGGTATTCACCGTCGCCGAAAACGTTGCCCTGGGTGCCGAGCCCACCAAGGCGGCGGGCTTCCTCAACCTGGACGAAACCAGGCGCCGGATCCGGGAAATCTCGGACCAGTACGGCTTCGACGTCGATCCCGACGCCCTGGTGGAAGACCTTCCCGTGGGCGTCCAGCAGCGCGTTGAGATCATCAAGGCGCTGGTCCGCAACGCCAAGGTCCTCATCCTCGATGAACCCACCGCCGTCCTCACCCCGCAGGAAACCGACGAACTCCTGGACATCATGCGGCAGCTCAAGGCCGGCGGAACCTCCATCGTCTTCATTTCCCACAAGCTGCGTGAGGTCAAGGAAGTCTCGGACACCATTACCGTTATCCGACGCGGCAAGGTGGTCGGCTCCGCGGAACCCTCGGCTTCCACCACGGACCTTGCCTCGATGATGGTGGGCCGCGCCGTCAGCCTCACCCTCGAAAAGGCCCCCGCGAAGCCGCAGGAGAAAACCTTCGAGGTCCGGGACCTGACAGTCATCGCCCACAACGGCCAGCACGTGGTGGATGGACTCAGCTTCGACATCGCCCGCGGCGAAATCCTGGCCGTGGCCGGCGTCCAGGGCAACGGCCAGACCGAACTCACCGAAGCCATCCTGGGACTCCAGGAGCGGGTGTCCGGCTCCATCACCCTCGACGGCAAGGAACTCCTGGGCCGGTCCGTCAAGGACGTCCTGAAGGCCGGCGTCGGATTCGTCCCCGAAGACCGCAAGGTGGACGGCCTGGTGGGAACCTTCTCCGTCGCCGAAAACCTGGTCCTGGACCTTTACGACAAACCTCCCTACGCCAAGGGCATCAGCATGAGCCCGGCCAGGATCCTCGAAAACGCCAAAGCCCGCATCGAGGAATTCGATGTCCGCACGCCCTCCGCAGCTGCGGCCGCCGGGACACTGTCCGGCGGCAACCAGCAAAAGGTGGTGATGGCCCGCGAGCTCTCCCGCCCCCTGCGCCTGTTCATTGCTTCCCAGCCCACCCGCGGCGTGGACGTCGGCTCCATCGAATTCCTCCACCGGCGCATCGTCGCCGAACGCGACCAGGGCACGCCGGTGATGATCATCAGCACCGAACTCGATGAGGTCATGGAACTCGCTGACCGTATCGCCGTGCTGTACAAGGGCAAGCTGGTGGGCGTCGTACCCGCCGGCACCGGCCGCGACGTCCTTGGCCTGATGATGGCCGGAATCCACCCGGATGAACAGGCCCAACCCCAGCCGGCCGCCAGCCGCCCGGCCCCCACCTCCGACGCCGAGGGAGGCGACCATGTCTGA